In Nasonia vitripennis strain AsymCx chromosome 2, Nvit_psr_1.1, whole genome shotgun sequence, a genomic segment contains:
- the LOC100122562 gene encoding leucine-rich repeat and fibronectin type III domain-containing protein 1, translating into MTRTTTLLLLALLASTTSAISPCPWSSQAELESPCTCDYNLARELSVQCDGADFGQLLAGLRRFASGQSRVDLLYVNNSTIGLLRNNSFAGFRVVNLQLSGCKIKGLEPGALSGQENSLKSLNLRDNELQDIPREAMSHLKNLTVLDLSRNKIVRVPEHVFAGHKLVTLKLAGNSELVLEPASFRGLEGSLKNLNLMGTRQQRLPEALRGLGALAFLDLSQNSIRGLGGSSGFQGLNALTGLNLERNLIQAIGPDAFAGVSTTLSSLSLLNNLIPEFPTSAIASLRGLKVLDIGFNLMTELPVRAFEGNPSITLLAIDGNPLSTVPEEAFRGLNGTLRGLSLGGRFLVCDCKLRWIVEWIRSRDLQVTSRESKPQFCGSPQRLQDRNFYSIKPEEMTCERQAPEIIGVGTVESVEPTGAILDALEHPQQPLIPHHPSPTTVKPNVLGSTSRPTTHYETSTSSSISSSVATHTPTTLAQPSSTRRPVNNVYVTRTSIAPRPPLVLGSPYKSKSSDRDIVLKEVLRQDSSVIIRWDSGPAALGFRIIYRVFGDSNFKSAPPLDLKDREFTIKNVPSQECIVVCVMGAEEPNPSPTNVPHAQCREVRTESSPTSNMDRITIAASAAICATILAAALVFLVANRRRRRTSSRKLHTLQEPGKLPIAGLPVNCCSSLVGPTPSPGGMGAPLPGTQASLSAYSVQKEWDQLSAYSTRSIPRPRIFPVERQGSVTRNSCLEENVPNHGPASLNGPGHPRGHYFPGASIGSSLVGLGGRAELRHSRQSLAAASERMARGGFPSAVQLAPQAQSSARRQRPRSRNRGMDPSLPRPGSRYSLAESTHTLNNYEESNWTDHDMDIYMARNPTTRGGLVPL; encoded by the exons GAACGACGACTCTCCTCCTCCTGGCTCTACTCGCCAGCACGACCTCCGCGATCTCGCCCTGTCCGTGGTCCAGCCAGGCTGAGCTGGAAAGTCCCTGCACCTGCGACTACAACCTGGCCCGAGAATTGAGCGTCCAGTGCGATGGGGCGGACTTTGGTCAGCTTCTCGCCGGGCTTCGGCGATTCGCCTCCGGGCAATCCAGGGTCGACCTGCTCTACGTCAACAACAGCACGATCGGACTCCTGCGCAACAACTCGTTTGCTGGATTTCGGGTGGTGAACCTCCAGCTCAGCGGATGCAAGATCAAGGGACTGGAGCCCGGAGCTCTGTCCGGTCAGGAGAACAGTCTCAAGAGTCTGAACCTGAGGGACAACGAGCTGCAGGATATACCCAGGGAGGCGATGTCGCACCTGAAGAACCTAACGGTGCTGGACCTGTCCAGGAACAAGATCGTCAGGGTACCGGAACACGTGTTCGCCGGGCACAAGCTGGTCACGCTGAAGCTCGCTGGTAACAGCGAGTTGGTACTGGAACCTGCTAGCTTCAGGGGCTTGGAGGGTAGCCTGAAGAACCTAAACCTGATGGGCACGAGGCAACAGAGACTACCGGAAGCTCTGAGAGGTCTAGGTGCTCTGGCCTTTCTGGACCTGTCCCAGAACAGCATCAGAGGACTGGGAGGTTCTTCGGGTTTCCAAGGACTGAACGCGCTGACAGGCCTGAACCTCGAGAGGAACCTGATCCAGGCGATCGGACCTGACGCCTTCGCCGGTGTCAGCACAACTCTGAGCTCCCTGAGTCTGCTGAACAACCTGATCCCCGAGTTTCCCACCAGCGCCATCGCCAGTCTGCGCGGACTCAAG GTACTGGACATCGGCTTCAACCTGATGACCGAGCTACCGGTCCGCGCCTTCGAGGGCAACCCTTCCATCACCCTCCTGGCCATCGACGGCAACCCACTGTCGACCGTTCCCGAAGAGGCTTTCCGAGGTCTCAACGGCACGCTCAGAGGTCTCAGCTTGGGCGGCCGATTCCTCGTCTGCGACTGCAAGCTTCGCTGGATCGTCGAGTGGATCCGCAGCCGCGACCTCCAGGTCACCAGTCGCGAGAGCAAGCCGCAGTTCTGCGGCAGCCCGCAACGTCTGCAGGACAGGAATTTCTACTCCATCAAGCCCGAGG AGATGACCTGCGAGCGACAGGCACCCGAGATCATAGGCGTCGGCACGGTTGAGAGCGTGGAACCGACGGGTGCCATCCTGGACGCTCTGGAGCACCCTCAGCAACCGCTGATACCCCATCATCCGAGTCCGACCACCGTCAAGCCCAACGTCCTCGGTTCCACCTCCAGGCCGACCACGCACTACGAGACGAGCACGAGCtcgagcatcagcagcagcgtaGCCACCCACACGCCCACGACTCTGGCTCAGCCGAGCAGCACCAGGAGGCCGGTCAACAACGTCTACGTCACGCGCACGAGTATCGCCCCGAGACCACCGCTGGTTCTCGGCTCGCCCTACAAGAGCAAGTCGTCCGACAGGGACATCGTGCTGAAGGAGGTGCTGAGACAGGACAGCAGCGTGATCATCAGGTGGGACAGCGGACCCGCTGCCCTGGGATTCAGGATCATCTACAGGGTGTTCGGCGACTCGAACTTCAAGAGCGCGCCCCCGCTCGATCTCAAAGACAGGGAGTTCACGATCAAGAACGTGCCGTCGCAG GAGTGCATCGTGGTGTGCGTGATGGGCGCGGAGGAGCCGAACCCGAGTCCCACGAACGTGCCGCACGCCCAGTGCCGGGAAGTGCGCACCGAGAGCTCGCCCACCTCCAACATGGACCGGATCACCATAGCGGCCAGCGCGGCGATATGCGCGACCATCCTGGCCGCGGCTCTGGTCTTCCTGGTGGCGAACAGGCGCAGGCGCAGGACTAGCTCGAGGAAGCTGCACACGCTGCAGGAGCCGGGCAAACTGCCGATCGCCGGACTACCGGTCAACTGCTGCTCGAGCCTGGTGGGACCGACGCCGAGCCCCGGAGGCATGGGAGCTCCGCTTCCCGGCACGCAGGCCTCCCTGAGCGCCTACAGCGTTCAGAAGGAGTGGGACCAGCTGTCGGCCTACAGCACCAGGAGTATACCTCGGCCGAGGATCTTCCCCGTGGAGAGGCAGGGATCGGTGACGAGGAACTCTTGCCTCGAGGAGAACGTGCCGAATCACGGACCGGCTTCGCTCAACGGACCGGGTCATCCCAGAGGGCACTACTTTCCCGGGGCTTCGATCGGGTCCAGCCTCGTTGGTCTCGGTGGTCGTGCAG AACTCCGGCACTCGAGACAATCGCTGGCAGCGGCCTCGGAGCGCATGGCCCGCGGTGGCTTCCCCTCGGCTGTTCAGCTAGCCCCCCAGGCCCAGAGCAGCGCCCGACGACAGCGGCCGCGTTCGCGCAACCGCGGCATGGACCCCAGTCTGCCGCGACCCGGTAGCCGCTACAGCCTGGCCGAGTCGACGCACACCCTCAACAACTACGAGGAGAGCAACTGGACCGACCACGACATGGACATCTACATGGCGCGCAATCCCACGACGAGGGGCGGACTCGTGCCCCTCTGA
- the LOC100122539 gene encoding WW domain-containing oxidoreductase, whose translation MVGILNDSDSEDELPPGWEERASLDGNVYYVNHFTKCTQWTHPQTGRKKIVEGELPAGWERCVSSEGQVLFVDHTNRTTTYTDPRLAFATEYRESSQPVRQRFDGTSTALSVLYGRDLRNKVALVTGANTGIGFEAARSLALHGCTVVFACRDLEKAKAAVKKVQQERENVTCDILHLDLCSLHSVQAAAAKFKQKYRTLNILILNAGVFAVPYTLTQDGYEMQFQVNHLSQFYLTLLLEHPLRSCQSSRVVILSSESHRFSLISSVEDLHPLTLSPPAYKYWAMGAYNDSKLCNILFAQELARRWPSVSVFSCHPGNMVSSGLPRHYWVYRLLFAIVRPFTKSLQQAASTPVFCATAAELEGATGIYFNNCFRCEVSNVALDAQLASRLWEVSQEMILNVVKRDKLWYDLALT comes from the exons ATGGTTGGAATTTTAAATGACTCGGACAGCGAGGACGAGCTGCCGCCCGGATGGGAGGAGCGGGCCAGTCTTGATGGAAATGTATATTATGTGAA cCACTTTACAAAATGCACTCAGTGGACCCATCCTCAAACTGGTAGGAAGAAGATCGTCGAAGGGGAATTACCTGCTGGATGGGAAAGATGTGTTTCCAGTGAAGGCCAGGTTTTGTTTGTGGATCATACTAATCGCACAACTACTTATACTGATCCACGATTAGCATTCGCCACTGAGTACAGAGAGTCTTCCCAGCCAGTGCGGCAACGCTTTGATGGTACCAGCACTGCTTTGTCAGTGCTCTATGGAAGAGATTTGAGAAACAAAGTTGCTCTGGTTACTGGGGCCAATACAGGAATAG gTTTTGAAGCTGCAAGGTCTTTAGCTTTACATGGATGCACAGTTGTATTTGCTTGTCGTGATCTAGAAAAAGCTAAAGCAGCTGTAAAGAAAGTACAAcaagaaagagaaaatgtaACTTGTGATATTTTACACTTGGACTTGTGTTCACTGCACAGTGttcaagctgctgctgccaaatttaaacaaaaatatag AACACttaatattcttatattaAATGCTGGAGTGTTTGCAGTTCCTTATACTTTAACTCAAGATGGTTATGAAATGCAATTTCAAGTAAATCATTTATCTCAGTTCTATCTCACATTACTTTTGGAGCATCCATTAAGAAGTTGTCAAAGTTCTAGAGTAGTTATTTTGTCTAGTGAATCACACAG ATTTTCATTAATCTCCTCAGTTGAAGATCTTCACCCATTAACTTTATCTCCTCCTGCCTACAAATATTGGGCTATGGGAGCATATAATGATTCAAAACTGTGCAACATCTTATTTGCTCAAGAGCTGGCAAGAAGGTGGCCTTCTGTAAGTGTATTCAGCTGTCATCCTGGCAATATGGTTTCATCTGGATTGCCACGCCATTATTGGGTCTATAGATTACTTTTTGCAATTGTTAGACCATTCACAAAGTCCTTG CAACAAGCAGCTAGTACTCCAGTGTTTTGTGCTACTGCTGCAGAATTAGAAGGTGCCACTGGTATTTACTTTAACAATTGCTTCCGATGTGAGGTATCTAATGTTGCATTGGATGCACAATTAGCATCTCGTTTGTGGGAAGTTAGTCAAGAAATGATTCTTAATGTTGTAAAAAGGGACAAGTTGTGGTACGATTTAGCTTTAACgtga
- the LOC100122526 gene encoding 39S ribosomal protein L15, mitochondrial: MAQSGLVGRELALTMLRVLPRVCLGNLRPNPGSRHKKKRGRGQHGGDKHGFGNKGSGQRQNFMRTGYETGNTPFYLRFGFEPYYKGHHLRRQYPPMSLEQLQLLIDTNRIDTSKPIDLTTLVNTGIIPVKPDWKHYGIHLTDEGADLFKTKINIEVQWTSEPVIAAIERNGGVIRTAFYDMNSVYAAVDPERHFKRGEPIPRRMLPPADCLEYYSSAETRGYLADPEKISEERLALAQKYGYELPKIEDDPDYDMLNARKDPRQIFYGLEPGWVISLKDKAILKPKADYLKEYYTS; encoded by the exons ATGGCTCAATCCGGTCTAGTTGGTCGGGAGTTGGCTCTGACAATGCTCAGAGTATTGCCCAGAGTTTGCTTGGGTAACCTTAGGCCAAATCCTGGCTCCAGACACAAG AAAAAACGAGGTAGAGGACAGCACGGAGGAGACAAGCACGGTTTTGGTAACAAAGGTTCAGGACAGCGACAGAACTTTATGAGGACTGGATATGAAACTGGAAATACTCCATTCTATCTGCGTTTTGGTTTTGAACCATACTACAAAGGTCATCA tttaagaCGACAGTATCCACCTATGTCTTTGGAACAACTTCAATTATTAATTGACACAAATAGAATAGATACCAGTAAACCCATAGATCTGACAACTTTAGTCAATACCGGAATTATACCTGTTAAACCTGATTGGAAACATTACGGTATTCATTTAACAGATGAG GGTGCTGATCtattcaaaacaaaaattaacatTGAAGTTCAATGGACTTCAGAACCAGTGATAGCAGCAATTGAAAGAAATGGAGGAGTTATAAGGACAGCTTTTTATGACATGAATAGTGTTTATGCTGCTGTCGATCCAGAAAGACATTTCAAAAGAG GTGAACCAATTCCACGTCGAATGCTACCTCCAGCAGATTGTTTGGAGTATTACTCTAGCGCAGAAACTAGAGGGTATTTAGCGGACCCAGAGAAAATAAGTGAGGAACGATTGGCTTTGGCGCAGAAGTATGGTTATGAGTTACCCAAAATAGAGGATGATCCTGATTATGACATGTTGAACGCTCGCAAAGACCCTCGTCAAATCTTTTATGGACTTGAACCAGGATGGGTTATAAGTCTTAAGGACAAGGCCATCCTTAAGCCAAAGGCAGATTATTTGAAAGAATATTATACTagttaa
- the LOC100122511 gene encoding cytoplasmic dynein 1 light intermediate chain 1 isoform X1: MASATFDTSLLNNDFQAKKKDKSLENEDNLWSSILAQVQNSSNNKLPSNKNVLVLGDNESGKTTLIAKLQGVEDPKKGSGLEYAYIDVRDDYRDDQTRLSVWVLDGDPGHANLLKFALNAKRFPNTLVMLVAAMTTPWALLDQLQFWSRVLGDHIDKLASDNDDFKQTWQDCRQQIKKKWQDYTEPGDDLDPGSPLRRTSRNLDDESVDNLPLPDGVLTTNLGLDIVVVITKTDYMSTLEKEHDYRDEHFDFMQQWIRRFCLQYGAGLFYTSVKEDKNCDLLYKYLTHRIYSLPFRTPALVVEKDAVLIPAGWDNMKKISILHENLQSMKPDDYYRDVIVKPPSNRKSVQRQVEVQTEDEQAFLTRQQEHLMGNKESRSPTTRNQASTGPIVQVASPNKKLDPKGTGATPSGEGVLANFFNSLLHKKTGGSPGGPGSPGSVGVSPIKTDPAVVDKIAMRNDAAAELDRITKTKKIPSTDQDNLTES; this comes from the exons ATGGCATCTGCAACCTTTGACACAAGCCTGTTGAACAATGATTTTCAAGCCAAAAAGAAAGACAAATCACTCGAGAACGAGGACAATTTGTG GTCTAGCATCTTAGCGCAGGTGCagaacagcagcaacaacaaattACCATCAAACAAAAACGTTCTTGTTTTGG GCGACAATGAAAGTGGAAAGACTACGCTTATTGCCAAACTGCAGGGTGTGGAAGACCCAAAGAAAGGATCTGGCCTAGAATATGCTTATATCGATGTTCGAGATGATTACAGAGATG ATCAAACAAGATTATCGGTATGGGTGCTAGATGGAGATCCAGGTCACGCAAATCTTCTGAAATTTGCTCTGAATGCAAAAAGATTTCCAAATACTCTTGTGATGCTAGTAGCAGCCATGACTACGCCTTGGGCATTATTGGATCAGTTACAATTTTGGTCCAGGGTTCTAGGAGACCATATTGACAAGCTTGCCTCAGACAATGATGATTTCAAACAAACTTGGCAAGACTGTCGGCAACAAA TTAAGAAAAAGTGGCAAGATTATACTGAACCTGGTGATGACCTTGATCCAGGAAGTCCTCTGAGGAGAACCAGTCGTAATTTAGATGATGAATCTGTTGATAATTTACCTTTACCAGATGGAGTATTAACAACTAATTTAGGACTAGATATAGTTGTTGTAATTACAAAGACAGATTATATGTCTACTTTAGAGAAGGAACATGATTACAG GGATGAGCATTTTGACTTTATGCAACAATGGATAAGACGATTTTGTCTTCAGTATGGTGCAGGTCTTTTTTATACATCAGTAAAGGAGGATAAGAATTGCGATcttctgtataaatatttaacacaTAGGATCTACTCATTGCCTTTTAGAACACCTGCTTTAGTTGTGGAAAAGGATGCAGTCCTGAT TCCAGCAGGTTGGGATAATATGAAGAAAATTAGCATCCTTCATGAAAACTTGCAATCGATGAAGCCTGACGATTATTATCGGGATGTAATTGTCAAACCACCCTCAAACAGAAAG aGTGTTCAGCGTCAAGTTGAAGTTCAAACCGAGGACGAGCAAGCTTTCTTGACAAGGCAACAGGAACATCTCATGGGCAATAAAGAGTCCCGTTCGCCTACGACGAGGAATCAGGCAAGCACGGGCCCAATCGTGCAG GTTGCGTCGCCAAATAAGAAGTTGGATCCAAAAGGTACCGGTGCAACTCCCTCGGGAGAAGGTGTGTTGGCGAATTTCTTCAACTCGTTGCTGCACAAAAAGACCGGTGGTTCGCCGGGTGGCCCGGGTTCACCAGGCAGCGTTGGAGTCAGTCCCATAAAAACAG ACCCTGCAGTTGTTGATAAGATCGCGATGCGAAATGACGCTGCGGCGGAACTGGATCGCAtaacgaaaacaaaaaagatcCCATCCACGGATCAGGACAACTTGACTGAATCTTGA
- the LOC100122511 gene encoding cytoplasmic dynein 1 light intermediate chain 1 isoform X2, giving the protein MASATFDTSLLNNDFQAKKKDKSLENEDNLWSSILAQVQNSSNNKLPSNKNVLVLGDNESGKTTLIAKLQGVEDPKKGSGLEYAYIDVRDDYRDDQTRLSVWVLDGDPGHANLLKFALNAKRFPNTLVMLVAAMTTPWALLDQLQFWSRVLGDHIDKLASDNDDFKQTWQDCRQQIKKKWQDYTEPGDDLDPGSPLRRTSRNLDDESVDNLPLPDGVLTTNLGLDIVVVITKTDYMSTLEKEHDYRDEHFDFMQQWIRRFCLQYGAGLFYTSVKEDKNCDLLYKYLTHRIYSLPFRTPALVVEKDAVLIPAGWDNMKKISILHENLQSMKPDDYYRDVIVKPPSNRKSVQRQVEVQTEDEQAFLTRQQEHLMGNKESRSPTTRNQVASPNKKLDPKGTGATPSGEGVLANFFNSLLHKKTGGSPGGPGSPGSVGVSPIKTDPAVVDKIAMRNDAAAELDRITKTKKIPSTDQDNLTES; this is encoded by the exons ATGGCATCTGCAACCTTTGACACAAGCCTGTTGAACAATGATTTTCAAGCCAAAAAGAAAGACAAATCACTCGAGAACGAGGACAATTTGTG GTCTAGCATCTTAGCGCAGGTGCagaacagcagcaacaacaaattACCATCAAACAAAAACGTTCTTGTTTTGG GCGACAATGAAAGTGGAAAGACTACGCTTATTGCCAAACTGCAGGGTGTGGAAGACCCAAAGAAAGGATCTGGCCTAGAATATGCTTATATCGATGTTCGAGATGATTACAGAGATG ATCAAACAAGATTATCGGTATGGGTGCTAGATGGAGATCCAGGTCACGCAAATCTTCTGAAATTTGCTCTGAATGCAAAAAGATTTCCAAATACTCTTGTGATGCTAGTAGCAGCCATGACTACGCCTTGGGCATTATTGGATCAGTTACAATTTTGGTCCAGGGTTCTAGGAGACCATATTGACAAGCTTGCCTCAGACAATGATGATTTCAAACAAACTTGGCAAGACTGTCGGCAACAAA TTAAGAAAAAGTGGCAAGATTATACTGAACCTGGTGATGACCTTGATCCAGGAAGTCCTCTGAGGAGAACCAGTCGTAATTTAGATGATGAATCTGTTGATAATTTACCTTTACCAGATGGAGTATTAACAACTAATTTAGGACTAGATATAGTTGTTGTAATTACAAAGACAGATTATATGTCTACTTTAGAGAAGGAACATGATTACAG GGATGAGCATTTTGACTTTATGCAACAATGGATAAGACGATTTTGTCTTCAGTATGGTGCAGGTCTTTTTTATACATCAGTAAAGGAGGATAAGAATTGCGATcttctgtataaatatttaacacaTAGGATCTACTCATTGCCTTTTAGAACACCTGCTTTAGTTGTGGAAAAGGATGCAGTCCTGAT TCCAGCAGGTTGGGATAATATGAAGAAAATTAGCATCCTTCATGAAAACTTGCAATCGATGAAGCCTGACGATTATTATCGGGATGTAATTGTCAAACCACCCTCAAACAGAAAG aGTGTTCAGCGTCAAGTTGAAGTTCAAACCGAGGACGAGCAAGCTTTCTTGACAAGGCAACAGGAACATCTCATGGGCAATAAAGAGTCCCGTTCGCCTACGACGAGGAATCAG GTTGCGTCGCCAAATAAGAAGTTGGATCCAAAAGGTACCGGTGCAACTCCCTCGGGAGAAGGTGTGTTGGCGAATTTCTTCAACTCGTTGCTGCACAAAAAGACCGGTGGTTCGCCGGGTGGCCCGGGTTCACCAGGCAGCGTTGGAGTCAGTCCCATAAAAACAG ACCCTGCAGTTGTTGATAAGATCGCGATGCGAAATGACGCTGCGGCGGAACTGGATCGCAtaacgaaaacaaaaaagatcCCATCCACGGATCAGGACAACTTGACTGAATCTTGA
- the LOC100122511 gene encoding cytoplasmic dynein 1 light intermediate chain 1 isoform X3, protein MASATFDTSLLNNDFQAKKKDKSLENEDNLWSSILAQVQNSSNNKLPSNKNVLVLGDNESGKTTLIAKLQGVEDPKKGSGLEYAYIDVRDDYRDDQTRLSVWVLDGDPGHANLLKFALNAKRFPNTLVMLVAAMTTPWALLDQLQFWSRVLGDHIDKLASDNDDFKQTWQDCRQQIKKKWQDYTEPGDDLDPGSPLRRTSRNLDDESVDNLPLPDGVLTTNLGLDIVVVITKTDYMSTLEKEHDYRDEHFDFMQQWIRRFCLQYGAGLFYTSVKEDKNCDLLYKYLTHRIYSLPFRTPALVVEKDAVLIPAGWDNMKKISILHENLQSMKPDDYYRDVIVKPPSNRKSVQRQVEVQTEDEQAFLTRQQEHLMGNKESRSPTTRNQKLDPKGTGATPSGEGVLANFFNSLLHKKTGGSPGGPGSPGSVGVSPIKTDPAVVDKIAMRNDAAAELDRITKTKKIPSTDQDNLTES, encoded by the exons ATGGCATCTGCAACCTTTGACACAAGCCTGTTGAACAATGATTTTCAAGCCAAAAAGAAAGACAAATCACTCGAGAACGAGGACAATTTGTG GTCTAGCATCTTAGCGCAGGTGCagaacagcagcaacaacaaattACCATCAAACAAAAACGTTCTTGTTTTGG GCGACAATGAAAGTGGAAAGACTACGCTTATTGCCAAACTGCAGGGTGTGGAAGACCCAAAGAAAGGATCTGGCCTAGAATATGCTTATATCGATGTTCGAGATGATTACAGAGATG ATCAAACAAGATTATCGGTATGGGTGCTAGATGGAGATCCAGGTCACGCAAATCTTCTGAAATTTGCTCTGAATGCAAAAAGATTTCCAAATACTCTTGTGATGCTAGTAGCAGCCATGACTACGCCTTGGGCATTATTGGATCAGTTACAATTTTGGTCCAGGGTTCTAGGAGACCATATTGACAAGCTTGCCTCAGACAATGATGATTTCAAACAAACTTGGCAAGACTGTCGGCAACAAA TTAAGAAAAAGTGGCAAGATTATACTGAACCTGGTGATGACCTTGATCCAGGAAGTCCTCTGAGGAGAACCAGTCGTAATTTAGATGATGAATCTGTTGATAATTTACCTTTACCAGATGGAGTATTAACAACTAATTTAGGACTAGATATAGTTGTTGTAATTACAAAGACAGATTATATGTCTACTTTAGAGAAGGAACATGATTACAG GGATGAGCATTTTGACTTTATGCAACAATGGATAAGACGATTTTGTCTTCAGTATGGTGCAGGTCTTTTTTATACATCAGTAAAGGAGGATAAGAATTGCGATcttctgtataaatatttaacacaTAGGATCTACTCATTGCCTTTTAGAACACCTGCTTTAGTTGTGGAAAAGGATGCAGTCCTGAT TCCAGCAGGTTGGGATAATATGAAGAAAATTAGCATCCTTCATGAAAACTTGCAATCGATGAAGCCTGACGATTATTATCGGGATGTAATTGTCAAACCACCCTCAAACAGAAAG aGTGTTCAGCGTCAAGTTGAAGTTCAAACCGAGGACGAGCAAGCTTTCTTGACAAGGCAACAGGAACATCTCATGGGCAATAAAGAGTCCCGTTCGCCTACGACGAGGAATCAG AAGTTGGATCCAAAAGGTACCGGTGCAACTCCCTCGGGAGAAGGTGTGTTGGCGAATTTCTTCAACTCGTTGCTGCACAAAAAGACCGGTGGTTCGCCGGGTGGCCCGGGTTCACCAGGCAGCGTTGGAGTCAGTCCCATAAAAACAG ACCCTGCAGTTGTTGATAAGATCGCGATGCGAAATGACGCTGCGGCGGAACTGGATCGCAtaacgaaaacaaaaaagatcCCATCCACGGATCAGGACAACTTGACTGAATCTTGA